A single window of Bacteroidota bacterium DNA harbors:
- the yidC gene encoding membrane protein insertase YidC, producing the protein MDKKSLIGLGLIAVILGVWLFMSGPSKEQIARNKQKQDSITNVQKKLAEEEAKKIVQQTQTIQDTLKPATVLSDSAMNALKVDAYKDFAVAAQGTEEIVTIENELLKAYVSTKGAQVIKVELKKFSRSGKTEPLVLFDNDSLQFALKLDAYERSRILSTDSFYFKPSEKNITVSGTTSKSVSFKLETSKPGSYIEYVYSLKGNDYMLGYDIKFVGMDKIISSNVDQMTLNWRMTLPQQEKYVEKEREVATAYYKFTVDEPDYINPRTDEDKPLNDAPIKWISFKQQFFNSTLIAETEFLKDGSFVKTGSRTNTSNVVKVINSDLGIPFNHTPSEKFAMKFYFGPNDYKTLKEYGNELEQIIPTGWSIFSYINKWMVIPLFDWLGSMNMGIVILILTLIVKIILLPIAYKTYMSGARMRVLKPETEAINAKFKDGDPMKKQQETMALYRKAGVNPLSGCVPLLLQFPILIALFAFIPAAIELRQKGFLWADDLSTYDSIWTFGKVAIINSIYGDHVSLFALLMFVSTLVYTYMNSSMMAPQQGTQMPGMKFMMYFMPVIFLAVMNSYAAGLSWYYFLANMFTFLQNWVIKKIVSDEKVRAEIDANMKKPVKVSSFSKKLEEMAKRQQQLQQEQRKKK; encoded by the coding sequence GTGGATAAGAAATCGTTAATAGGTCTGGGTTTAATTGCAGTTATTTTGGGTGTATGGCTTTTTATGAGCGGCCCCAGTAAAGAACAGATTGCCCGTAATAAACAAAAGCAAGATTCAATAACTAATGTACAAAAGAAGTTAGCTGAAGAAGAAGCGAAGAAAATTGTACAACAAACTCAAACCATTCAGGATACTTTAAAGCCCGCAACTGTTTTAAGCGATTCAGCAATGAACGCTTTAAAAGTGGATGCTTACAAAGATTTTGCGGTGGCTGCACAAGGCACTGAAGAAATCGTTACCATCGAAAACGAATTACTCAAAGCTTATGTCTCCACTAAAGGAGCACAGGTAATAAAAGTTGAATTGAAAAAATTCTCGCGTTCAGGTAAAACAGAGCCATTGGTTTTATTTGATAATGATAGTTTGCAATTCGCTTTAAAATTAGATGCCTATGAACGTTCCCGCATACTTTCAACGGATAGCTTTTACTTCAAACCATCTGAAAAGAACATAACGGTTAGCGGCACTACGTCAAAATCGGTTTCTTTCAAACTCGAAACTTCAAAGCCCGGTTCTTATATTGAGTATGTATATTCTTTAAAGGGTAATGATTATATGCTTGGTTACGATATCAAATTCGTAGGCATGGATAAAATCATTTCTTCAAATGTCGATCAAATGACACTTAACTGGCGTATGACTTTGCCTCAGCAAGAGAAATACGTGGAGAAAGAGCGTGAAGTAGCAACTGCTTATTATAAGTTCACAGTAGACGAACCGGATTATATTAATCCACGTACGGATGAAGACAAACCGTTGAACGATGCGCCTATCAAATGGATAAGCTTTAAACAACAATTCTTTAACTCTACTTTAATTGCTGAGACTGAATTCTTGAAAGACGGTAGTTTTGTAAAAACCGGTAGTCGTACTAATACCAGTAACGTGGTTAAAGTGATTAATTCAGATTTAGGAATTCCATTTAATCATACGCCAAGTGAAAAGTTCGCGATGAAGTTTTATTTCGGACCGAATGATTACAAGACTTTAAAAGAATACGGTAACGAATTAGAGCAAATCATTCCAACCGGATGGAGCATTTTCAGCTACATTAATAAGTGGATGGTTATTCCTTTATTCGATTGGTTAGGGAGCATGAACATGGGTATTGTGATTTTGATACTCACCTTAATTGTAAAAATTATTTTGTTACCAATCGCGTACAAAACTTACATGTCGGGTGCGCGTATGCGTGTTTTAAAACCGGAAACGGAAGCAATTAATGCTAAGTTTAAGGATGGTGACCCAATGAAGAAGCAACAAGAAACAATGGCTTTATACCGTAAAGCCGGTGTTAATCCGCTTTCAGGTTGTGTGCCTTTGTTATTACAGTTTCCTATTTTAATTGCCTTATTCGCCTTTATTCCTGCAGCGATTGAGTTACGTCAAAAAGGATTTTTATGGGCCGATGACTTATCAACTTACGATAGTATCTGGACATTCGGTAAAGTAGCTATCATTAATAGCATTTACGGCGACCATGTTAGTTTATTTGCTTTATTAATGTTCGTGTCTACGCTTGTGTATACGTATATGAACAGCAGTATGATGGCGCCACAACAAGGTACTCAAATGCCTGGCATGAAATTCATGATGTATTTTATGCCGGTAATTTTCTTAGCGGTTATGAATAGTTATGCGGCCGGTTTAAGCTGGTATTATTTCTTAGCGAACATGTTTACCTTCTTACAAAACTGGGTTATCAAGAAAATTGTATCAGATGAAAAAGTGCGTGCAGAAATTGATGCGAATATGAAGAAGCCTGTAAAGGTTTCCAGTTTCTCTAAGAAATTGGAAGAAATGGCAAAGCGTCAGCAGCAATTACAGCAAGAGCAACGAAAGAAGAAATAA
- a CDS encoding N-acetylmuramoyl-L-alanine amidase — MLNKKILIKNLKKIGILLSVCLFSLVLFASFGKDEPKGIKVVVIDPGHGGKDPGCNGVTHKEKDISLAVGLRLGKLIEEHCKDVKVIYTRTTDVFVELEDRAQIANKNKADLFISIHCNAAGKPVMIRDKKTGKLRAKTYKNKKGKIVVVETTNPVPFGSETYVMGLKNEEGKMKVAQRENSVILLEDNYEQKYAGFDPESEESYIIMSNYTSAYVIQSANLALKIQSEYASKAGRVDKGVHRQSIWVLWRTAMPSVLTEIGFLTNPLEEQFLGSEKGQKYVAASIFNGFRKFKDEVEGKKKEYNDEYANLEPLENENLKAGNTGKPVKEEKDDYAVEEENGNGNGKETAAKPDSAKTKTPEKEIDPADSTTKEETVKQEPKEDKKPEPEKTPAKEVVVNDPDEKPESTPVKMEGNTEDKIEFKVQFASSDVELNLKDAKFSAIENGSYYKVGSFYKYTSGNFNNANDAFKHQAKLRDAGFKDCFAVAFKNGTRIDLKEAKTLTEKK, encoded by the coding sequence GTGCTCAATAAGAAGATATTAATAAAAAACCTTAAAAAAATAGGCATTTTACTCTCAGTTTGCCTGTTTTCCCTTGTGTTATTTGCCTCCTTTGGCAAGGATGAACCGAAAGGTATCAAAGTGGTGGTTATTGACCCCGGACATGGCGGAAAAGACCCCGGTTGTAATGGCGTCACGCATAAGGAAAAAGACATTTCGCTAGCTGTAGGATTAAGGTTAGGGAAACTGATAGAAGAGCATTGCAAAGATGTAAAAGTCATTTACACGCGGACTACCGATGTATTTGTTGAACTGGAAGATCGTGCTCAGATTGCCAATAAAAATAAAGCGGATTTATTCATCTCCATACACTGTAACGCAGCCGGTAAACCGGTTATGATTCGTGATAAGAAAACAGGAAAATTGCGTGCTAAGACTTACAAAAACAAAAAAGGAAAAATTGTAGTGGTGGAAACGACCAATCCTGTTCCGTTTGGCTCTGAAACTTATGTGATGGGATTGAAAAATGAAGAGGGGAAGATGAAAGTGGCGCAACGTGAGAACTCCGTAATCTTATTAGAAGACAACTACGAACAAAAGTACGCGGGCTTTGACCCTGAAAGCGAAGAAAGTTACATCATCATGAGTAATTACACGTCTGCTTACGTGATTCAAAGTGCTAATCTGGCTTTAAAAATTCAGTCGGAGTACGCCAGTAAAGCCGGACGCGTTGATAAAGGGGTGCATCGTCAGAGTATTTGGGTATTGTGGCGGACAGCCATGCCGAGTGTATTAACCGAAATAGGTTTCTTAACGAATCCATTAGAAGAACAATTTTTAGGTTCGGAGAAAGGACAAAAATATGTGGCTGCTTCTATTTTCAATGGCTTCAGAAAGTTTAAAGATGAAGTAGAAGGAAAAAAGAAAGAATACAATGATGAATACGCGAATCTGGAGCCACTCGAAAATGAAAATTTAAAAGCGGGAAATACCGGTAAACCGGTGAAAGAAGAAAAAGACGACTATGCCGTTGAAGAAGAAAATGGAAATGGTAACGGTAAGGAAACCGCGGCAAAACCCGATAGTGCAAAAACAAAAACTCCTGAGAAAGAAATTGACCCGGCAGATTCAACCACCAAAGAAGAAACCGTAAAACAAGAACCGAAAGAAGACAAGAAACCGGAACCTGAAAAAACACCTGCTAAAGAAGTTGTAGTGAATGACCCTGATGAAAAACCGGAAAGCACACCGGTAAAAATGGAAGGTAACACTGAAGATAAAATTGAATTTAAAGTGCAATTTGCCAGCAGCGATGTGGAACTGAACTTAAAAGATGCCAAGTTTTCCGCGATTGAAAATGGCAGTTACTACAAGGTAGGAAGCTTTTATAAATACACTTCAGGTAATTTTAATAACGCGAACGATGCGTTTAAACATCAGGCTAAATTGAGAGATGCCGGGTTTAAAGATTGTTTTGCGGTGGCTTTCAAAAACGGCACACGCATTGATTTAAAAGAAGCTAAAACTCTTACTGAAAAGAAATAA